Proteins found in one Gadus macrocephalus chromosome 23, ASM3116895v1 genomic segment:
- the ssr1 gene encoding translocon-associated protein subunit alpha isoform X2, translating into MLSCAGNTAPHIHRETLNQRLSDFSFNMMTFLPKLLLLVLLAFPATILMKGPGVAAQDATEDEEAEAGEEDVVDDATAEDEDDEAEVEDDENTELTEEKEEEEEALVGEVKASPNADTTILFVKGDDFPANEIVKFLLGFTNKGSENFVVESLDASFRYPQDFQFYIQNFTALQLGLVVQPGRQASFEYSFIPAEPMGGRPFGLVINLNYKDSNGIMFQDAVFNQTVTVIEREDGLDGETIFMYVFLSGLGLLVVVGLHQLLESRKRRRPAPKVEMGTSSHNDVDMSWIPAETLNHLNKASPRRSPRKRNQKRSAGSDE; encoded by the exons ATGCTCAGCTGTGCAGGAAATACGGCGCCGCACATTCACcgagaaacactgaaccagagGCTCAGTGATTTCAGCTTCAACATGATGACATTTCTTCCCAAACTCCTACTGCTGGTATTACTAGCGTTCCCGGCCACCATTCTTATGAAAG GGCCGGGAGTAGCAGCCCAGGATGCCACTGAGGATGAGGAAGCTGAGGCTGGCGAGGAAGATGTTGTGGATGATGCCACTGCtgaggatgaagatgatgaggcTGAGGTAGAAGACGATGAAAATACAGAATTG acagaagaaaaagaagaggaggaagaggctctGGTTGGAGAGGTGAAGGCCTCCCCCAACGCTGACACCACCATCCTCTTCGTCAAAGGAGACG ACTTCCCTGCCAACGAGATCGTCAAGTTCCTGCTGGGCTTCACCAACAAAGGATCAGAGAACTTTGTCGTGGAGTCTCTGGACGCTTCTTTCCGCTACCCTCAG GATTTCCAGTTCTACATCCAGAACTTCACAGCTCTCCAGCTGGGCCTTGTGGTTCAGCCCGGCAGGCAGGCGTCCTTCGAGTACTCCTTCATCCCTGCTGAACCAATGGGAGGCCGGCCCTTCGGCCTGGTCATCAACCTCAACTACAAGGACAGCAAT ggcATTATGTTCCAGGACGCTGTCTTCAACCAGACGGTGACCGTGATCGAAAGGGAAGACGGCCTTGACGGAGAAAC GATCTTCATGTATGTCTTCCTGTCCGGTCTGGGACTGCTGGTCGTCGTAGGCCTTCACCAGCTCCTTGAGTCCAGAAAG AGGAGGCGTCCGGCCCCTAAGGTGGAGATGGGAACGTCGAGCCACAACGACGTGGACATGAGCTGGATCCCCGCCGAGACGCTCAACCACCTCA acaAGGCCTCCCCCAGACGCTCCCCCCGCAAAAGGAACCAGAAGCGATCCGCCGGCTCTGACGAGTGA
- the ssr1 gene encoding translocon-associated protein subunit alpha isoform X1 — MLSCAGNTAPHIHRETLNQRLSDFSFNMMTFLPKLLLLVLLAFPATILMKGPGVAAQDATEDEEAEAGEEDVVDDATAEDEDDEAEVEDDENTELTEEKEEEEEALVGEVKASPNADTTILFVKGDDFPANEIVKFLLGFTNKGSENFVVESLDASFRYPQDFQFYIQNFTALQLGLVVQPGRQASFEYSFIPAEPMGGRPFGLVINLNYKDSNGIMFQDAVFNQTVTVIEREDGLDGETIFMYVFLSGLGLLVVVGLHQLLESRKRRRPAPKVEMGTSSHNDVDMSWIPAETLNHLMQSRRDKASPRRSPRKRNQKRSAGSDE; from the exons ATGCTCAGCTGTGCAGGAAATACGGCGCCGCACATTCACcgagaaacactgaaccagagGCTCAGTGATTTCAGCTTCAACATGATGACATTTCTTCCCAAACTCCTACTGCTGGTATTACTAGCGTTCCCGGCCACCATTCTTATGAAAG GGCCGGGAGTAGCAGCCCAGGATGCCACTGAGGATGAGGAAGCTGAGGCTGGCGAGGAAGATGTTGTGGATGATGCCACTGCtgaggatgaagatgatgaggcTGAGGTAGAAGACGATGAAAATACAGAATTG acagaagaaaaagaagaggaggaagaggctctGGTTGGAGAGGTGAAGGCCTCCCCCAACGCTGACACCACCATCCTCTTCGTCAAAGGAGACG ACTTCCCTGCCAACGAGATCGTCAAGTTCCTGCTGGGCTTCACCAACAAAGGATCAGAGAACTTTGTCGTGGAGTCTCTGGACGCTTCTTTCCGCTACCCTCAG GATTTCCAGTTCTACATCCAGAACTTCACAGCTCTCCAGCTGGGCCTTGTGGTTCAGCCCGGCAGGCAGGCGTCCTTCGAGTACTCCTTCATCCCTGCTGAACCAATGGGAGGCCGGCCCTTCGGCCTGGTCATCAACCTCAACTACAAGGACAGCAAT ggcATTATGTTCCAGGACGCTGTCTTCAACCAGACGGTGACCGTGATCGAAAGGGAAGACGGCCTTGACGGAGAAAC GATCTTCATGTATGTCTTCCTGTCCGGTCTGGGACTGCTGGTCGTCGTAGGCCTTCACCAGCTCCTTGAGTCCAGAAAG AGGAGGCGTCCGGCCCCTAAGGTGGAGATGGGAACGTCGAGCCACAACGACGTGGACATGAGCTGGATCCCCGCCGAGACGCTCAACCACCTCA TGCAGAGCCGTCGAG acaAGGCCTCCCCCAGACGCTCCCCCCGCAAAAGGAACCAGAAGCGATCCGCCGGCTCTGACGAGTGA